In Panicum virgatum strain AP13 chromosome 5K, P.virgatum_v5, whole genome shotgun sequence, the genomic window GGAGAGATGACTGGTGGCCGCATGTACAAAGTGGACCTCACAAGCGTCACTTGCACCTGTTGTGTTCCACAGCTGTTGCATGTACCATGCTCGCATATGATTACAGCATGCCGCGTTAGAGGTGTGTCCCACCTATCACCAGCATACATGTCACTGTTATATTCTAAGAATACTGTCTTGAAGACATGGGAATCTAGATTTGAACCAATTCTTGATCCGGCACATTGGCCCGAGTATAATGGTGCTGAGTACATTCCAGATTGTAGACTGCTCAAAGATAAGGttggaaggaggaagaaaaaatgGCTCCGTAATGAGATGGATCAAATTAGTGGTTACGGTGATGATATCTATGGTTATGGTGATTTCAACCAAGAAAGTTCGAAGGTTCGGTGTAGCATCTGCCATAAAGAGGGTCACCGAATGGAGAAGCACAAGGAGGGCCCAAAAAATTTGCTCAAAAACCAAAGAAATAGAGTGTCGAGAAATAGTTCGGCCGTGGTAAGAAAATAGTTGTACATAATAAGGTGTTTTAATTAATGCTTCATACCGTGTGAACCACTGTaattttatattgtttatgttcAAATAGTAGTATTCTGATTATTTCCTACCTTTTTGCAGGATGTTGCCTTCACGGAAGCGTAAAATTGTGTACTTCGAATATGATGAGAATACCCCCGTGCCTTCCCCGTTGCCAATCCCGAATTGTGAATGTGGAATTCCAGCAGAGGTGAAGCAATCAAGGCATCCGAAAATAGCTGCAAGAGCTTACTACACGTGCTCTCGGGAGTGGAGTGTGACCATGTGTTTTGGGTGTCCGATCACGTGTAGCCCATGCGACTTCTTTAAATGGATTGACGGATCTGAGAAGTTTGACCCTAGAATTCGTTTATTTCCTTATCATGAGAATGAAACTAAGCCATACCATGAGTTCAAGCGATGGGTGCCTCCTCCACCAAATCCTCCTTCGATGACGCCGGAAGAGAAGGCCGAGGCTGCAAGCATCCGTGTTACAAATCGGCTATTGTGCCACTGTGGAGTCCCTTGCAAGCTTCAAAGACCTAACCTTGAACTACCTGTTAAGTTCACACTGTTCTTCCGTTGCAAACTAACAACACATATAAGATTTGTCTGCTACCTGTGTCATTACCATGCTGTCCTATTTCTTCACAAATTTGCATTACTAATACTAACTCCGCTCTAGGATGTGTGGCCACTATGTGATTTCGAAGAGTACATCTACGGTCCAAAAAGTCATTGGCCAACCGAAGAGGAAGTGCAAGCATTCGAGAGTGGGAAAGAGAAATGGCCATGCGAAAGGACTCCTCGGCCTTGGTGCAAGTGTGGCATCTTGGCTCATAGGGGTGTGGTCCTGACGGAGCTTGGTTATGGCTGGTTTTGTGAAAACTCGTACGGAGACTATTGGGTAAGCAATTTGTACTATTCGCATTGTTATTTTTCGGGAAAAACTTTGATATTGTGTATACTTTTGGTTGAACATCATGTTCATGTTGCAGGAGGGGAGGACATGTGATTGGGAGACCTTTCCGGGTAGAGAAGAGCTGATGATACAGTTGGCCCGGTGTTCGGAGTCATTGAAGatagaagaaacaatcaagaaaaaagaGACTATAAGGTCCAAGTACGATGTTTCAATTCCAGACCATAACACTTTGTGGGGCCCCATATTTGCAGATATGGTCTCCCAATATGGATCGCGCAGGTTCGACAAAACATGCATGGCGTTTGAGGAAGAACTCATTTCCTATTGGAGGAAGAATCGAAGCAAGTATCCTAAACCTCTCACAAAGCAGGAGAGGCAACAAGAGCgaaagaaggaggaggagcggaggaAGCAAGAGGCAAAAAGATTGAGGTCCATGGAAGTTCGTCAGCCTTATCAATTCGATCCTACGAAGGTATATCGTAGAGGCTCATGGGAGGAATACTTCCAGTTGACGGAGGCAAGAGAAAGGGGGATTGATTTGGAAAGTGCTCGTAGAATGGCAAAAGAAGCACAAATGAAAGCAATGCATGCAGTAGTTGCTGACTTGCCTGATGATATATGTCATGCTGCAGCCACAAAGTTAGGCTTTTTTCAAGCTAACATCAGTCCAAAATTGGCGAGTGATGAGGTGGCAACTGAGATTCAGCCGGCCGAAGTGGAAAAAAAGGTAGGGAAGTGCCTACAGATGATAAAGGAAAGGGGGTGGCCATTGACATCAgcactgatgatgatgatgatgatgatgattgggGTGATGACGGGTTGCTTTATGACGGCATTTCCGACTAAGTGATGACAACGCCTTTTGGTGCACGTGAATAATGGGTGCAATATTGTAATCTTAACTACTTGTACCTAATGTGCATTTTCAAGGCATGGAATGTTACTACTACTATTAGACATTTGGACGATGTTGTAATGCACTATGAACTTCTTTGTGATGCATTATCAACTATTCTACGATGTCCTGCCAATTATGTTGTTGTATCTTTCAAACTATGTACTATGCTTGCCATGACTAGTTGGCCAATATTTGGCCTTAGGAAAGTCTGGTCTGCAACATAATCTTGCGTGACTATTAAATGAGTCGCGCCAAAACTATCGGCGCGACTCTATGAAGAGTCACGCCAACCTGCCAGCCAAACCAGATTTGCCGGGGGTCAAATGTGACTGAAGTAGTCGCGCCATTTGTCTTGGCGTGACTCTTCATTGAGTCGTGCATAAACGGTCGGCGCGACTCTATGAAGAGTCACGCCAACCTGCCAGCCAAACCAGATTTGTCGGGGGTCAAATGTGACTGAAGTAGTCGCGTCATTTGTCTTGCCGTGACTCTTCATTGAGTCGCGCCAAAACGGTCGGCACGACTCTATGAAGAGTCACGCCAACCTACCAGCCAAACCAGATTTTCCGGGGGTCAAATGTGACTGAAGTAGTCGTGTCATTTGGCTTGCCGTGACTCTTCATTGAGTCGCGCCAAAACGGTCGGCGCGACTCTATGAAGAGTCACGCCAACCTATCCGCGAAACCAGATTTGCTGGGGGGTAAAATGTGACTGATGGAGTCGCACCAAGAGTCCTGGCGTGACTCAGTAGGGAGTCTCCCTAGACCTAGACCAAATCTGGTGCAACGGTCGCACAGCATAAAATACTATTACAAGATCTCAGCACACATACCAGTTTGCACTCCTCTCCACAACAAGCCTCAACAAAACCACAACACACAACATAAAAATACGATTACAAGATCTCAGAAGATCATACAAGATATAAATTGTCCACAATTACTAGTGCAATACTAATAGAACGACTACAGTGCACACGAAGAGCCCATTACATGACCATAAAACAAACACATATCCTGAGAACCGTTACATGTGCAGACTTGATGAAATGAAACTACTTCTAGATCAGTGCCCATGTTCACTTGTTGTATGCCTGGGTGTATCTATTCAAGATTATCAGTGTGATGTTATTTCAGGTCTGTAATATTGTGGAGAGCAATTTTTTTAAATGATAGATATTTTGGCCTTGATTTCCTTATGAGAAGCTAAACTTGGCTTAGCACTTCCTTTACTATATTTGCTTTCCAAGTTGTTGTTGTTTTATACTTTATTTTCATACTCTTTTTAGTTAACAGGAGTCGTGCCATTTATCTTGGCGTGACTAGTTAGCAAAAATTTGGCCTGAGTCAAATCTGGTCGGGGTCAAAGGTTGGCGCGACTCCTTACTGAGCTGCGCCGCTGGAAATGGCATGACTCTTCAAAGAGTCGCGCCAAGCCACTCGGCGCGACTCGTAAAGGAGTCACGCCACACGATAGCACCGACCTGATTTGGACTAGGGTAGTTACGCGCCAATTAGTCATGCCAAGAGAAATGGCGCGACTCTCTTGAATTGGTGCCGACCAGATTTGGCTCAAGATACTTTGGCGCTAAGGGAAATGGCCCGACTCCTTGCAAGacaagatacttgattgccaaTCACAAAATTATAGATATCACATTACCAGTTTGATAGGACATTATAATATACTCGattgcacaaagtgtcgtctATTACACGTCTAATAATAGTAGTACCAATACATGACCATAAAGTGTACATTACAAGTCCACTACAAGAATAATTCAAATTATAATAGTGCTTGATAGATAAACAAGATCCATGTGCAACAAAAGACGCTCTCTTCCACCGCTTCCTGACGCCGTTGGGGGCCTGGAGCTGCTCTGTCCACCGCTAGTGTTGTCCGAGGATCTGTTCGTCGCGGGAGGGCTATGCGACGTACCTCCACCACCTGCGTCAAGAATAGATCGAGGCACAAGCTTTCAGATTCAATTCAACTGAGAGAGATGAGGAGCGGAGGGGCTAGCAACATTCAAAGGCATAGCAGAGCAGATCACAGCACAGCACACAGAGGCAACATCAGGTGAAAGATATCacctctgcagcagcagcagcagccgggtatTGACAGGAATAGAGAGAAGGCATCGCAAGCAAGGTATATATGCATGATCCATCCATGTATCCATCAGAAACAGCGAATCAGGACACCGCGGCCGGCCAAACCCGACTCGGAAGCCGCGTCAGGTACCACCGCACAGTTCCCAGCCCTGCCACCACCGATGCCACGGTAATGCAACGGGAGAGCAATTGCGAGGCGGCACCATACATATGAGGACCTTAATCGACATCCGCTCAAAAGAATGGCCCGCGCACAGCCTCAATTCGGACCCGCCGtctcaaaccctaaccaacTCAAACCCTAAAAATCCACGAAATGGAGGAAAACCAATCGGTTAGAATGGAGGAGTTACCTTCAAAGATCAGTTTCCCTTAGTTTCTCTTTCGAATCGGGTGGAAGATGGAGTGGAtctagagggggagagggagagacggCGCCATGAAGGTCAGGTCGAGTGGGGAGTGGAGGAAAAAAGAATGGGAGGAGGAGAAAGAGGAGGCTGGTCGGGTAGGCCTGTATTAGGCTGAGTCGCGCCAAAacatgtggcgcgactcagccttgCCACATCATGCCCGCTGGCACACGCGTGGCCGCTCGGTCGCGCCGAACCATGTGGCGTGACCCTTCAATGACTGGTTCTTAAAAATTTAGATCTGGACAGACTATTActaaaatattagattaaaaaaattaaaataaaaaaattccctCACGCCCTCACCTCAAGCTCTTTTCCCTCTCCTTTTCGTTTATCCGAGAGATGGCGCTCCCCTGTGCGCGCCAGCCGGCGCTCTCCTTGCATGCATCCTCCGTCAGTCCGTCCTGGTCACATGTACTACGCCCTTGTCCGCCTCTACTGTTTCGTTGTCCACTTCTACTTCTACAGTAGAGCCGTAGAGGGTAGGGATAGCTTGAGGATGTACCAAATATCTCACGCTTTCACGCGGCTTCGCCTGGTGACCACACGAAAATAAACTAGCTCGATCATCGAAATCCGGTGGCCATGAATGGTGTTCCaccgggctgtgtttagatccgtaaaatagtggtaaaaagagttacatcggacactgtggcacactgtagcactttttgtttATTTATGGTAATTGTTGTTCTATTATggcctaactaggctcaaaagattcgtctcgtcgtatatatcaaaactatgcaattagtttttttatttatctacatttaatgttttatgcatgaggtaaaagatttgatgtgataggtgaatagtaaaATTTGAAGAGAAAAATTTTGGAAGTGAACACAACCAGATGCAATGCAAAAAGTGCTGCTCGAGTCGCCAAGCCGGGTACGACTGCCGGGTACGACTTCAAAAAATTTTTGCTAAGCCGAGCTTTCCTCGACGGGCAAAGAGCCGATGGGAGCCGGCGCAACGACCGGGGGAGGACGAGTCCAACGTCGGGGGTGGAGAACATACAAGCACGTTGATTCGTTTCCtaggacgaagaagaagaaaggcccAGCCCAGGGCCACGCGGTTGGGATTCAACCCAAAGGCCATCGGCCATGGCCTGTTTTTAGGCGTCTCACGGTCACAGGTGGCACCTCAATTACATTAATTGGACTCGCTTACCACTATAGTCCAAAAATCaccaggaaaaaagaaaaaaaggctcATGCACATCTCGGCAGTCATCACGCATCGTCGAAGGGGACACCGCCGAGCCAGTTAACCCCTCTACAGCGCCCCCGTTTGTGCCGTCGTCCTTTAATTGTGCCTGATACGGACAGATCATGGCGCGCTTCCAACCCAAACCATAAACAAAGCACGCAAGTTGGGGTGTTGTCAAGGCACAGCTAGCGAGACCCGGCCGCATCACTGTGCTGCCCGGGCTGGCTTGGCTGGCTGCGCGACCGAGCGAGCCATTTGCTTCGCACCACTTTGCTTTCGCGCAAAGCTGCCGCTCGGGACGCGCAGGCTAGGCGGCAGCGGCACCCGACGGACGGGGGTTGGAGTTTCGGGACTAGCCGGCGCGGCTATAAATGGCGGCCCCCGAGCCGCCCGTTAATGACACTGTCATCACCAAACACTCGCGAGCCCCGTTCCCGGCTGCTCCTCCACTCCccgtctctccctctccccccctGCAAGATCACTGCTGGCCTGCGGAGGCTCGCGCGCTCAGttaagaggagagaggagggggccggTGGAGATGGTGGGGAGGCAGCAGGCAGAGGCAGCAGGGGGGTCgcggtggcgaggcggcggtgtcgccgcggcggcgtggtggtggtgtgtgGCCGTGGTCCTGGGCCATTTAGTGGCGCCCGCGCGGGCGGGGCTGCTCGAGACCAACCCGGGGCTGGCCTACAACTTCTACCAGAAGAGCTGCCCCAGCGTGGACTCCATCGTCCGCAGCGTCACCTGGGCGCAGGTCGCCGCCAACCCCGCGCTCCCCgcccgccttctccgcctccacttccacgactgcttcgtcAAGGTCCGTgccgctccctccctccctcctgcctccgccctctccctccctcaatCGCTCGTCCATCCATTATTCGCCTCGCCTCCCCAATCATGCCCGTCAGCCAGCCGTCGGTGCGGTAGGATAGATGAATCATTTCTGCTAGCTGGTTGGCCTGCGCTGCGCATTTACTCTGTCTGCACGGCACGGCGCGGCGTTCTCTTCCAGAAACGCCTGCCTGCTTGCTTGCCCGCTCGGCGCtcggcttcttcttcctccaggcTCCAGGAATTCCGCATCTCCAACCGCATTGATCCGCAAGAGTCTCCCCCGCTCTCTGGCCTGGTCAGGAACCACCCATGCAGATTCAGGCCAGGCGCCGGCTGGCCACCCAAATACAGCAGTAGTAGCCAGTAGAGCTTCGCATACATGCCCCGTACAGATCCTGCCGGCAggcagaattttttttttttttaaagttgGCAGGCAGATTTTTACCGCGGGAGGGTTGGTACGTACCGCGCCCTTTCCAGTTGCCATTGCCAGTAGTTTTTCCTCCTCTCTTTTTCGGGGGCTTTCAGCAGAGTGAGCACCAGCACCCTTTTGTCAGTTTTACCGAGGACAGGCAGATCGTATCTCAGAATAGCAGTATTCAACTAGTCTCTCTTCTCCTCGTGTTCCGCGGCTTTGGCCGCCGTATACGTAAGCATTACGGCTCCCCTGGCTCTGGCTTGGCTCCTTTCCTTTCCCCCGGTTGGCGACGCACGCAATCCGGGTGGAAATTTTCAGGGTCGCACGGGACGAGAGCAGCGCGAGTGCAAGGGGAGCAAAGCGAATCTTGTCATCTTCCCCACCCGGCCCCCCGCCCGCTCACATGCGCACCGGGCCGGAGGGAGCCCTGCTGCTCACCTGCTGTCCACGCCCCATGCCAATGCCATGCCCCCCCGTCCGCACTCCGGTGCGACAGCTAGCAAGGCTGCCGCGCCCCGTACGGCGGTCGCTCGCCTTGGACCcttgcccgcccgcccgcccgcccgcccgtcaGATTTTCAAACCCCATCTGGCCAGCAGCTGGTGGGCGACCGCGACGCGTCGTGCGCGCGTGCCGGCGACCTGTCCTTGTCATCGCTCGCCATGGCCATGCTGTGTCCCTGGCGTCTGTGAACCTGTGAATGGATGTGCCCGAGCTCCGGGGCTCCGGGCTCGTGACTGGCCTCTACCGGCATCGATCTCACGAGTGTGCGCGTGCGTGCAGGGGTGCGACGCGTCGATCCTGCTGGACAACGCGCAGAGCGAGAAGACGGCGGGGCCGAACCAGTCGGTGGGCGGCTACGAGGTGATCGACGCCATCAAGGCGCAGGTGGAGCAGGCGTGCCCGGGCGTCGTGTCCTGCGCCGACATCCTCGCCCTGGCGGCGCGCGACGCCGTCTCGTACCAGTTCAGGGCGTCGCTGTGGCAGGTGGagaccggccgccgcgacggcACCGTGTCGCTGGCGTCCAACACGGGCGCGCTGCCGTCCCCGTTCGCGGGCTTCGTGGGCCTCCTCCAGAGCTTCCAGAACCGCGGGCTCAACCTCACGGACCTCGTCGCGCTCTCCGGCGCGCACACCATCGGCGTCGCCAGCTGCTCCAGCGTCACGCCGCGGCTGTACCAGGGGAACGCCACCAGCGTCGACCCGCTGCTGAACGCCGCCTACGCCCGGGCGCTCATGTCGTCGTGCCCCTCCGCGGCCGCGCCCGGCACCGTCAGCCTCGACGGCGGCACGGCGCTCAAGTTCGACAGCAGCTACTTCACCAACGTGCTCAACAAGCAGGGGACGCTCGCCTCCGACGCCGCGCTcacgcagaacgccgccgccgcgcagatgGTGCAGGACCTCACCAACCCCATCAAGTTCTACGCCGCCTTCTCCATGTCCATGAAGAAGATGGGCCGCGTCGAGGTGCTCACCGGCACCAGCGGCCAGATCAGGAAGCAGTGCCGCCAGGTTAACAGCTCCTGatcggccgcccgccgccggcgagctcctcctcccctccttctcAGTGATTCCTTTTGGTTtctcctgcctgcctgccttcctcctcttcctctcgttACAACGACCGGTCGGCGCGGATCAATATATTCCGTTCCGCGCCGGCGATTGATCAGCTCGATCCTCCCAAGGTCCATTGGTTTGTCATGTGCTCGGTTGTCTTGCAAAGTGtaagaaaaaaattaagatCGCTCGCTGCTCGTGGTCTTGGCAATGGTGATCGACTGCTGGTTCGTGAACCGAGCGCGCGTGAGAATCCACTGCAAAGTTTAAGCGATTTGGGGGTTTATATAATTATACATTTATAAATCCGTGACCACTGATCCACTCGACCACTAGCGATCGATCCATCTTGGGGATTTGCGCATCGGTGCGCCACCATTCCAGCACTGATCCCACTACTAATCGCCCCCACCAAAATCCCACCACGAGctgcctgccgccgcgccgAACCCCACCTCTGGCACGGCACACGAATGGCCCGGCCtcgcaagatttttttttaaaaaaaatccccgGTGGATACGTTCTCCTCGCGCGCGCGGGTGGCGTTTGAATGCTACGTCTGCGTACACCAGTACTAGTTGAGTGGAGGACATCAGCCACGTCGGTAGAAGTAGAAGAATGGACGGGCTTCAGGTTTGGCAAATTGGATAGAGTAGACGAGGACGCCCGGTCGGTCGGGGCTTATCCAATGCAGGCATGCGAACTGGCCGGTGGTGGCGCGCCAATCTGATCGAGGCGCCTTGTCCAAATGCGGCGTGACCATTCGCTGAACTGTGAGCCTGTGACGCAGGATACGGCTCTATACGAGCTCGTCGGGTTCagctcagagagagagaggagagagcgaGCGAGCTAGTGCTGCTGCGCTGTCACGAGAACTTTTTTCACGTGAAAATTTTGCGCCAGTGCGTAAGCTTCAAGCCTTGAGCTACGCTACGCTGCCAAAAAGGAAAAGGCGCGGCGTTGCCGGCGCGCGAGGCTCAAGGATGAGACACCGATCTACTCTACTCTACGACGACGAGTCAGTTCTCCACGACATTCCCCCCCATTTCTCTACCGCCCCAGCTCATCAGATCGAGACTGCTTGTCCTTTGCGCCAAGATGCAGAGCTGCAGAGGACAGCGGCCTCAGAGATTCctgtcctcctccctccccccgcACATTTTCTCGGGTCGCGagccggcggcgtcgggcggACCACCGGCCGTGTGGCCGACCGCCGACAGCTCGAGATAGCCGTGCCCCGCGGCCCATTTTTGTATggctcgccgcctcgccggccggggcggtAGGCCCCGTTCTCCGCGTCGGATCGGAGCAATCagggcgccgcgcgcggcctGTCAAGGCCATGTTGCCGGATAGATGCCGCCGACGGGCACAGGTAGTAGCGCGCGCCCGTGACCGCGGGCAGAGCATGAGgcaggcaggccggcggcggctgctggcgAGCGGCGGGTGAGTGGCCACTggccagcgcgcgcgcgcgcgccccatGTTCCGGTGTTGGATCTCCCGGTGAGGCCACTGCTCCAGCGCGCCACGGGGGTCTCGGGATAAGAACACAGCGGCGGTCTTGTCGTGCCCGTGCAGCCGTGTACAGTAGGCCATTAACTACTAACAAAACTCGTCGATTAGTGGCAGCCCCTCTTCCTTCCGCGACTGGCTTAGCTCAGCACCCAGCAGCGTTGCTTAGCAGGAAATGGTGAGGCTAGAGGCTGGTAGCGGTGGGCGATTACCTGAATTCGTCGAGGCTGCTTAGCAGATCGATAGGAATGATTTAGCAGTTCATCGGCGGCT contains:
- the LOC120706497 gene encoding cationic peroxidase 1-like, translated to MVGRQQAEAAGGSRWRGGGVAAAAWWWCVAVVLGHLVAPARAGLLETNPGLAYNFYQKSCPSVDSIVRSVTWAQVAANPALPARLLRLHFHDCFVKGCDASILLDNAQSEKTAGPNQSVGGYEVIDAIKAQVEQACPGVVSCADILALAARDAVSYQFRASLWQVETGRRDGTVSLASNTGALPSPFAGFVGLLQSFQNRGLNLTDLVALSGAHTIGVASCSSVTPRLYQGNATSVDPLLNAAYARALMSSCPSAAAPGTVSLDGGTALKFDSSYFTNVLNKQGTLASDAALTQNAAAAQMVQDLTNPIKFYAAFSMSMKKMGRVEVLTGTSGQIRKQCRQVNSS